The following proteins are co-located in the Pedobacter sp. FW305-3-2-15-E-R2A2 genome:
- a CDS encoding sodium:solute symporter family protein: MKFQAVDIIIIVTYLISTIIIGFWYRKKAKENKESYIMGGKSLPWYKLGLSDASDMFDISGTMWMVSLCFVYGMKSIWIPWLWPVFNQVFLMMYLSKWLRRSNATTGAEWLSTRFGTTGRGVGASHKVVVTFALLSCLGFLAYGFIGLGKFVEIFIPWDLVKDYVPFTVAPHYVPHFYGIIFTLFAMFYSILGGMHGIVFGDMIKYAIMTVVCISIAVIAVVNLNGQKLHVPEGWDSPFFGTHLNLDWTGIITDVNKKIESDGYSLFSIFFMMMLFKGAFASLAGPPPNYDMQKILSTKSPKEASKMSGFVSIVLLPIRYSLIVGLTVLGILYYDQMNLRGLDGAIDYERILPASINSFVPAGLFGLVLTGLLGAFMGTFSGTLNAAQAYIVNDVYLKYINPDASNKKIISMNYCSGILVVALGITLGFFAKDVNSVLQWIVSALYGGYIAANVLKWHWWRFNSNGFFWGMFTGIVSALVFTRFFAGVEFLYYFPLLFILSLAGSVIGTYLAAPTDQETLKSFYKTVRPWGFWGPVHQLVIADDPSFVANKNFGRDMFNVVLGIIAQLCLTLLPMYLILMMKLPLLITIAILGVIIFILKKTWWNKLED; this comes from the coding sequence ATGAAGTTCCAAGCCGTCGACATCATTATTATTGTAACGTATCTCATCAGCACCATCATTATTGGCTTTTGGTATCGTAAGAAAGCAAAGGAAAATAAAGAGAGCTATATCATGGGAGGGAAATCTCTTCCATGGTATAAGCTGGGCCTGAGCGATGCTTCTGATATGTTCGATATCAGTGGGACAATGTGGATGGTGAGCCTGTGCTTTGTTTACGGAATGAAAAGTATCTGGATCCCCTGGTTATGGCCAGTCTTCAATCAGGTCTTCCTGATGATGTACCTTTCCAAATGGCTGAGAAGATCAAATGCCACAACCGGAGCGGAATGGTTGTCTACCAGGTTTGGGACGACGGGGAGAGGGGTTGGTGCTTCCCATAAAGTGGTGGTTACTTTTGCCTTGCTGAGTTGCCTGGGCTTCCTGGCCTACGGCTTTATTGGCCTTGGTAAATTTGTAGAGATTTTCATTCCATGGGATTTGGTGAAGGATTATGTTCCTTTTACCGTAGCCCCGCATTATGTTCCGCACTTTTATGGGATCATTTTTACCCTCTTTGCCATGTTCTATTCGATTCTGGGAGGGATGCATGGGATCGTATTCGGAGATATGATCAAATATGCGATCATGACGGTAGTTTGTATCTCCATAGCGGTCATTGCAGTGGTTAACCTGAATGGGCAGAAACTGCATGTGCCGGAAGGATGGGACAGCCCTTTCTTTGGAACCCACCTGAACCTGGACTGGACCGGTATCATTACCGATGTCAATAAAAAAATAGAAAGTGACGGCTATTCTTTGTTTAGCATTTTCTTTATGATGATGCTGTTCAAAGGAGCTTTTGCTTCCCTTGCCGGACCACCACCAAACTACGACATGCAGAAGATTCTTTCTACAAAATCCCCAAAGGAAGCCAGTAAAATGAGCGGATTTGTGTCAATCGTATTGTTGCCGATCCGTTATTCCCTCATCGTAGGACTCACTGTTCTGGGCATACTTTATTACGATCAGATGAACCTCCGCGGACTGGATGGTGCAATCGATTATGAGCGCATCCTGCCGGCAAGCATCAACAGTTTTGTCCCTGCCGGATTGTTTGGTCTGGTCCTCACCGGATTACTTGGTGCATTCATGGGGACCTTCAGCGGAACCTTAAATGCAGCCCAGGCTTATATTGTAAATGATGTATACCTGAAATACATCAATCCCGATGCTTCCAATAAAAAGATCATCTCCATGAACTACTGTTCCGGTATCCTGGTTGTAGCTTTAGGCATCACGCTGGGCTTTTTTGCCAAAGATGTGAACAGCGTATTGCAGTGGATCGTCTCTGCATTATATGGGGGATACATCGCCGCCAACGTGCTGAAATGGCATTGGTGGAGGTTCAATTCCAATGGTTTTTTCTGGGGCATGTTCACCGGAATTGTCTCTGCATTGGTCTTTACCCGGTTCTTTGCAGGTGTAGAATTTTTATATTATTTCCCTTTGTTGTTTATCCTTTCTCTTGCGGGTTCCGTTATTGGTACCTACCTCGCAGCGCCAACAGATCAGGAAACACTCAAAAGCTTTTATAAAACAGTCCGTCCATGGGGATTCTGGGGGCCGGTTCATCAGCTGGTCATTGCGGATGATCCTTCCTTTGTGGCGAACAAAAACTTTGGGAGGGACATGTTCAATGTGGTCCTCGGGATCATCGCCCAGCTCTGCCTCACCTTATTGCCAATGTACCTGATCTTAATGATGAAACTGCCATTGCTGATTACCATTGCCATCCTGGGTGTCATCATTTTCATCCTCAAAAAAACCTGGTGGAATAAACTCGAAGACTAA
- the coaD gene encoding pantetheine-phosphate adenylyltransferase: MKIALFPGSFDPITIAHVDILKRSLPLFDKVVVGIGLNSSKQSFLSAEKREEIVKKVFVHEPKVEVQLYEGLTVDFCRKINAQYMVRGIRSVGDFEYERAIAQINQTMMPEMETIFILSKPEYSAISSTIVRDILRNNGDVSPFLPQDAIAFL; this comes from the coding sequence ATGAAGATTGCCTTGTTTCCGGGATCATTTGATCCCATTACCATTGCCCATGTTGACATTCTGAAGCGCTCCCTACCTCTTTTCGATAAGGTCGTGGTTGGTATTGGATTAAACAGCTCCAAACAGAGCTTTCTCTCCGCAGAAAAACGCGAGGAGATTGTGAAAAAAGTCTTTGTTCATGAGCCTAAAGTTGAGGTTCAGCTTTATGAGGGATTAACAGTTGATTTCTGCAGAAAGATCAATGCGCAGTATATGGTTCGTGGCATCCGGTCTGTAGGTGATTTCGAGTATGAACGTGCCATCGCACAAATCAACCAGACCATGATGCCTGAAATGGAAACCATTTTTATTCTGAGTAAGCCGGAATACTCTGCAATCAGTTCTACAATTGTCAGAGATATCCTGCGAAACAATGGAGATGTAAGTCCTTTTTTACCCCAGGACGCTATCGCTTTCCTTTAA
- a CDS encoding AraC family transcriptional regulator, translated as MMGNNIVREITPLTQSDCFTIFSRTKKDFDFPLHYHEEYELNLILHAKGAKRIVGDHIDTIEDAELVFIGPNLYHAWFTHQCKSEEILEITIQFHKDLFDERLLKRNQLSFISNMFERSQKGILFSAETIERLSPRLLSLNQKKGFDSVLELFSILHDLSISRNMRTLSNSSFNNEQFNYNSRRIEKAFDYMNANYNRGISLEEVAKVASMPEVSFSRFIKKRTGSTFIDSLNEIRLGHATKLLISSTQTIAEIAYKCGFNNISNFNRIFKKKKNCTPKEFRDSFSGTRSFI; from the coding sequence ATGATGGGCAATAACATAGTCAGAGAGATTACCCCTTTAACGCAAAGCGATTGCTTTACCATTTTCTCGAGAACGAAAAAGGATTTTGACTTCCCGCTTCATTACCATGAAGAATATGAGTTGAACCTGATTCTTCATGCGAAAGGGGCGAAACGGATTGTCGGGGATCACATCGACACCATTGAAGATGCAGAGCTTGTTTTTATCGGCCCAAACCTTTACCATGCCTGGTTTACCCACCAGTGCAAAAGCGAAGAGATTCTGGAGATCACCATTCAGTTTCACAAGGATTTGTTTGACGAACGTCTGCTCAAAAGAAACCAGCTGAGTTTTATCTCCAATATGTTTGAACGTTCTCAAAAAGGGATTCTCTTTTCTGCGGAAACGATTGAAAGGCTCAGTCCGAGATTACTTTCTTTAAACCAGAAGAAAGGTTTTGATTCTGTTTTGGAGCTTTTTTCTATTCTCCATGACCTTTCTATTTCCAGGAATATGAGGACGCTCTCCAATTCCAGTTTTAACAACGAGCAGTTCAATTATAACAGCAGGAGGATCGAGAAGGCATTTGATTATATGAATGCGAATTATAACCGCGGCATTTCGCTGGAGGAAGTGGCAAAAGTAGCCAGTATGCCGGAAGTATCTTTCAGCAGGTTTATCAAGAAACGGACAGGCAGCACATTTATTGACAGCCTGAATGAGATCCGGTTGGGACATGCAACGAAACTACTCATCTCCAGCACGCAGACGATTGCCGAGATTGCGTATAAATGTGGATTCAACAACATATCGAACTTTAACAGGATTTTTAAGAAGAAAAAGAATTGTACACCTAAGGAATTCCGGGATAGCTTTTCCGGGACAAGGTCGTTCATATAG
- a CDS encoding NUDIX domain-containing protein, producing the protein MKNYRIYINDNTLFIADQRPKQEKEIQQIDVQNFDFKQLYKSIPSDSKKDYLLLDADPQAVFKKIKNSLTLIKAAGGLVKSAKGNYLFIFRNKKWDLPKGKVEKGEKMKEAARREVEEECGVKIYTNDEKLCKTYHVYTIGSKVVLKKTNWYSMTVKGEPKLIPQKEEGITKASWLNKSELAPVLSNTYPSIVQVLEAGALLKESDSVLG; encoded by the coding sequence ATGAAGAATTATAGAATTTATATCAACGACAACACCCTGTTTATTGCAGATCAAAGGCCTAAACAGGAGAAAGAAATTCAGCAAATTGACGTTCAGAATTTTGATTTCAAACAGCTTTATAAAAGCATTCCTTCCGATAGTAAGAAAGATTATTTGTTATTAGATGCAGATCCGCAGGCGGTCTTCAAAAAGATTAAAAATAGCCTTACGCTTATCAAAGCCGCAGGTGGCCTGGTAAAAAGTGCCAAAGGAAATTACCTGTTTATCTTCAGGAACAAGAAATGGGATCTGCCTAAGGGGAAGGTCGAGAAAGGCGAAAAGATGAAAGAAGCCGCAAGGAGGGAAGTAGAAGAGGAATGTGGCGTGAAAATTTATACCAATGACGAAAAGCTGTGTAAAACCTATCATGTATATACGATAGGCAGCAAAGTGGTCTTAAAGAAAACCAACTGGTACAGCATGACTGTCAAAGGAGAACCCAAATTGATTCCCCAAAAGGAAGAAGGCATCACCAAAGCCAGCTGGTTGAACAAATCTGAGCTTGCACCGGTGCTGAGTAATACCTATCCCTCTATCGTCCAGGTTCTGGAGGCAGGCGCTTTATTAAAGGAAAGCGATAGCGTCCTGGGGTAA
- a CDS encoding AAA family ATPase has protein sequence MDKASIIAQSYAFTPTTEQLVFCREMASFLTQRLDDQCFILRGYAGTGKTTSVAALVKALPKFGLKAVLLAPTGRAAKVMSNYTGRKALTIHKKIYRKRSAVSTDMSFQIAPNIAEHTLFIIDEASMIADEWNTQTGSSFLKDLMEYVYNAKNCAAVFVGDTAQLPPVGSIDSPALNKEYVASNFGMEVKAVELREVVRQEKESGILANATMLRKLINEEQEEDSSVELPQFITKDYKDIFRMTGLKLVEGLEYAYHKFGIENSLVVCRSNKSANVYNQQIRARLLYREEELTGGDQIMVVRNNYFWLPDNESAAFIANGDMAKVVRVRGEEERYGFRFSEVQLEFMDFPDAGQITCKVMLDTLTAETPNLSYEQSNKLFEGLNLDYEHITNKRERFKAIKEDPYYNALQIKFAYAVTCHKAQGGQWDAVFVDQGYLTEDMIDLDFLRWLYTGVTRAKRELFLVNFAPNLFSSPLEE, from the coding sequence ATGGATAAAGCATCAATTATTGCGCAATCTTATGCATTCACGCCGACTACCGAACAGCTTGTTTTTTGCAGAGAGATGGCTTCCTTTCTGACCCAAAGACTAGATGATCAATGTTTTATATTGAGGGGTTATGCGGGAACAGGAAAAACAACTTCCGTAGCTGCTTTGGTAAAGGCTCTGCCTAAATTCGGACTGAAAGCAGTTTTGCTGGCGCCAACAGGTCGCGCGGCAAAGGTGATGAGCAACTATACCGGTCGAAAAGCACTCACGATCCATAAGAAAATCTATAGAAAACGCTCGGCAGTATCCACAGATATGTCTTTTCAGATTGCGCCGAATATTGCTGAACATACCTTGTTTATCATCGATGAGGCCTCCATGATCGCGGACGAATGGAATACTCAAACAGGCTCTTCTTTTCTGAAGGACCTGATGGAATATGTATACAATGCCAAAAACTGTGCAGCGGTATTTGTCGGGGATACGGCACAGCTGCCCCCGGTAGGGAGCATCGACAGTCCGGCGTTAAATAAAGAATATGTGGCTTCCAACTTCGGAATGGAAGTAAAGGCTGTAGAACTGAGAGAGGTAGTCCGCCAGGAAAAAGAATCAGGAATTCTGGCCAACGCCACCATGCTGCGGAAGTTAATTAACGAAGAACAAGAGGAGGACAGTAGTGTGGAGCTGCCTCAGTTTATCACTAAAGATTATAAAGACATTTTCAGGATGACGGGGCTAAAACTAGTCGAAGGATTGGAATATGCGTATCATAAATTCGGAATTGAAAACTCCCTGGTGGTTTGCAGGTCCAATAAATCGGCAAATGTTTACAATCAGCAAATCCGCGCCCGCTTACTGTACCGGGAGGAAGAGTTAACAGGAGGGGATCAGATCATGGTGGTGAGGAATAACTATTTCTGGCTCCCGGACAATGAATCCGCAGCTTTCATCGCCAATGGTGATATGGCAAAAGTAGTGCGGGTAAGGGGGGAAGAGGAACGATATGGCTTCCGCTTTTCAGAGGTTCAGCTGGAGTTTATGGATTTCCCTGATGCAGGACAAATTACCTGTAAAGTGATGCTGGATACTCTGACTGCCGAAACACCCAACCTCTCTTATGAACAAAGCAATAAGCTTTTTGAAGGGCTTAACCTGGATTATGAGCACATCACAAATAAAAGGGAACGGTTTAAAGCCATCAAGGAAGATCCCTATTATAATGCACTTCAAATTAAGTTCGCCTATGCGGTAACCTGTCATAAGGCACAGGGTGGTCAATGGGATGCGGTCTTTGTAGATCAAGGGTATTTAACAGAGGATATGATTGACCTTGATTTTCTCCGTTGGTTATATACTGGGGTAACAAGAGCGAAAAGAGAATTATTTTTAGTAAATTTTGCCCCTAACCTTTTTTCTTCCCCTTTAGAAGAATAA
- a CDS encoding RsmD family RNA methyltransferase — protein MRIIGGTLKGIRFNAPESLPVRPTTDMAKEALFNILYNTYDFDSCDVLDLFCGTGNISFEFASRGIRKVTAVDKHSGCIYWVKSVIAKHGLDTIDVQKADVFKFLESHTKSYQIIFADPPYDLPTIPLIPQLVMKNNLLSDNGLLIVEHPSLLKLKDQPGFKETRRYGNSSFSFFEKTT, from the coding sequence ATGCGAATAATTGGCGGTACATTGAAAGGCATCCGTTTCAATGCCCCGGAAAGCTTACCGGTAAGGCCTACCACAGATATGGCCAAAGAAGCTCTTTTTAATATCTTATACAATACCTACGATTTCGACAGTTGCGACGTGCTCGATCTTTTTTGCGGCACAGGGAATATCAGTTTTGAATTCGCTTCGCGTGGAATCAGAAAGGTGACCGCAGTGGACAAACATTCGGGTTGTATTTACTGGGTAAAGTCTGTCATTGCCAAACACGGGCTTGACACGATTGATGTACAGAAGGCTGATGTATTCAAGTTTCTGGAATCACATACCAAATCTTATCAGATCATTTTTGCTGATCCTCCATATGATTTACCTACGATCCCATTGATCCCACAGCTGGTGATGAAAAACAACCTGTTATCGGATAATGGATTACTCATCGTAGAACATCCCTCTTTATTAAAGCTAAAGGACCAGCCGGGTTTTAAGGAAACCAGAAGGTATGGTAACTCCTCATTCAGTTTCTTTGAAAAAACAACATAA
- a CDS encoding DUF3822 family protein, protein MSHKNSILLVDPEFDPSTAPDCNLLLKITADSFSYAIIDKTSNQLKAVYDQQECHNIPQALSSKLKNDSYLNLPFKEIKVAVSTENSISIPNDLFDTHNLDQYAKFFTEEQSDNLYIRPFSSYGFTSIFTLHRFIDETLADSLLSCKLYDQLAPVLAMSKDQQHKSLILDFTASSFNAVVTEDEKLIFRNYYEVANTEEFNYYLLLIINQLQLNTKENNVQLSGIIHENDHYYQCIEKYFKNISFITPLSDQVDHKILDDMPAHYYSSLLALDLCE, encoded by the coding sequence ATGAGCCATAAAAACAGCATATTATTAGTTGATCCGGAATTTGATCCTAGTACTGCGCCGGACTGCAATTTATTGTTAAAGATTACAGCAGATAGCTTTTCCTATGCAATTATCGATAAAACCAGCAATCAGTTAAAAGCAGTATATGACCAACAGGAATGCCACAATATTCCTCAGGCCCTTTCTTCAAAATTAAAAAACGACAGCTATTTAAACCTTCCATTCAAGGAGATTAAGGTGGCGGTATCTACAGAGAATTCCATTTCTATTCCGAATGACCTGTTTGACACCCATAACCTGGATCAATACGCTAAATTTTTCACAGAGGAGCAGTCAGACAACTTATATATCAGGCCATTCAGCAGTTATGGCTTTACCTCGATCTTTACTTTACACCGCTTTATAGATGAGACGCTGGCAGATTCACTGCTCAGCTGTAAGCTATATGATCAGCTCGCTCCGGTACTGGCAATGTCCAAAGACCAGCAGCATAAATCACTGATCCTTGATTTTACCGCCTCTTCCTTTAATGCCGTAGTAACGGAGGACGAAAAGCTGATCTTCCGTAATTATTATGAAGTGGCCAACACGGAAGAATTTAACTATTACCTGTTGTTGATCATTAACCAGCTTCAACTCAACACCAAAGAGAACAATGTTCAGCTGAGTGGTATCATCCATGAAAACGATCATTATTATCAATGTATTGAGAAATATTTCAAAAACATCAGTTTCATTACTCCCTTAAGTGATCAGGTAGATCACAAAATTTTAGACGACATGCCTGCTCATTATTACAGCAGCCTGCTAGCCCTTGACCTATGCGAATAA
- the pyrE gene encoding orotate phosphoribosyltransferase, whose translation MYNKSDIELKVAEFLLQIKAIKLQPNNPFTWASGWKSPIYCDNRVTLSHPSVRTYIRQKLTQLIQEEFGSVDLIAGVATAGIPQGVLVAQELGLPFAYVRAKAKEHGTGSLIEGEIVEGQRVVVVEDLISTGKSSLQAVEALRNAGLSVAGLVSIFTYGLDQAEENFKAAKCRFATLSNYNTLIEYAAEHSFIAQNDVDLLAKWRRNPADWGKELEQLT comes from the coding sequence ATGTATAATAAAAGTGATATTGAATTAAAGGTAGCTGAATTTTTATTACAAATAAAAGCAATAAAGTTACAGCCTAACAATCCATTTACATGGGCTTCGGGTTGGAAATCTCCTATTTATTGCGATAATAGAGTTACACTTTCCCATCCCTCAGTAAGAACATACATCAGACAGAAGCTGACGCAGTTGATCCAGGAAGAATTTGGTTCCGTAGATCTGATTGCCGGTGTAGCTACTGCAGGTATCCCTCAGGGGGTTCTTGTTGCTCAGGAGCTGGGATTGCCTTTTGCTTATGTAAGAGCTAAAGCAAAAGAACACGGCACCGGAAGTCTGATTGAAGGAGAAATTGTGGAAGGACAGCGCGTAGTAGTGGTAGAAGATCTGATCTCTACAGGAAAAAGCAGCTTACAAGCTGTAGAAGCATTGAGAAATGCAGGTCTTTCTGTAGCGGGTTTGGTATCTATCTTCACCTATGGTCTTGACCAGGCAGAAGAAAACTTTAAAGCTGCCAAATGTCGCTTCGCTACCTTATCTAATTACAATACATTGATTGAATATGCTGCTGAACATAGCTTCATTGCTCAAAACGATGTAGATCTATTGGCCAAATGGCGTAGAAACCCTGCAG
- a CDS encoding MCP four helix bundle domain-containing protein, giving the protein MKFAYSIKQKMKIATLLFAIMACMILIRILEDKSVKSMNESFVSMYNDRLVPATDLFYIAENIFAKKYALDSFLYSGKLSQSDAAGLKEQFTAFNATIDSLLKKYEKTFLVKKEKQQLTELKSRLVGLIAAEQHVMALSLSHTLEDGRKLYETIGRENGLKTMEKLTDLMNIQTQVGQELIQNSASMVSRSKLYSTLQIALAVLIGVLIVGIISASNVVQVRNDKFNLN; this is encoded by the coding sequence ATGAAATTTGCTTATTCTATAAAACAGAAAATGAAAATCGCCACGCTCCTGTTTGCAATTATGGCGTGTATGATCTTGATCAGAATTTTAGAGGATAAGAGTGTGAAAAGCATGAACGAATCGTTCGTGTCCATGTATAACGATCGCCTGGTCCCGGCAACAGACCTGTTTTATATTGCTGAAAATATTTTTGCTAAAAAATATGCGCTGGATAGCTTCCTTTATTCCGGTAAGCTTTCTCAATCCGATGCCGCAGGGTTAAAAGAACAGTTTACCGCTTTCAACGCTACAATAGACTCCCTGCTCAAAAAATATGAAAAGACCTTTCTGGTGAAAAAGGAAAAACAGCAGCTCACGGAATTAAAGAGCCGTTTAGTAGGGTTAATTGCTGCGGAACAACATGTAATGGCGCTCAGCCTTAGCCATACCCTGGAAGACGGAAGGAAATTGTACGAAACCATAGGAAGGGAAAATGGCTTGAAAACAATGGAAAAGCTCACCGATCTGATGAACATTCAGACACAGGTGGGGCAGGAGCTGATCCAGAATTCTGCATCAATGGTTTCCAGAAGTAAATTGTATTCTACCTTACAGATTGCCCTGGCGGTCCTGATTGGTGTGCTGATCGTAGGGATTATCTCTGCTTCGAACGTGGTGCAGGTGAGAAATGACAAGTTCAATCTGAATTAA